A portion of the Celeribacter baekdonensis genome contains these proteins:
- a CDS encoding FAD binding domain-containing protein: MMEIPQQSLISVTRVSQALDILTHLGDTATLMAGGTWVMREARERTFVSLADIPELTDISLDDQALSVGAMATHQDLCDAITGAPDLAALATAAGKSATPAIRRMATLGGNLCTRAFHSADLAPALLALNAEVTLETLSGPKNLSLEDYLNSLDIPPHILHHVTVPRVAGRSAHVRLMQRQAGEYPLAVVSLSAAIDPNGALRDLRIAVGSVEKRARRWHALEALCEGQKMTSDSIRAHATLRASQDFVGRDAVDSQGWYRLRVLPALVAQAFSDVSRTEQGAEPWC; the protein is encoded by the coding sequence ATGATGGAGATACCACAGCAGAGCCTGATCTCAGTGACCCGCGTGTCGCAAGCCCTCGACATCCTGACCCACTTGGGAGACACGGCAACCTTAATGGCCGGGGGCACATGGGTCATGCGCGAGGCGCGTGAGCGGACCTTTGTATCGCTGGCAGACATCCCAGAGCTCACAGACATCTCACTGGATGATCAGGCATTGAGTGTCGGGGCGATGGCAACCCATCAGGACCTCTGCGATGCCATAACAGGCGCGCCCGATCTGGCCGCACTCGCCACAGCGGCAGGCAAATCCGCGACCCCAGCGATCCGCCGCATGGCCACTTTGGGCGGCAACCTGTGCACGCGGGCGTTTCACTCTGCGGACTTGGCCCCCGCCCTTCTGGCATTGAATGCAGAGGTGACGCTTGAAACCCTTTCAGGTCCTAAAAATCTCTCGCTTGAGGACTACCTCAACAGCCTGGATATCCCGCCGCATATCCTGCACCACGTCACCGTGCCGCGCGTTGCAGGGCGCTCGGCGCATGTGCGGTTGATGCAAAGACAGGCCGGGGAATATCCGCTTGCGGTGGTCAGCCTCTCAGCGGCGATCGACCCCAATGGGGCGCTACGTGATCTGCGGATTGCTGTGGGATCGGTCGAAAAGCGCGCGCGGCGCTGGCACGCTTTAGAAGCGCTTTGCGAAGGCCAAAAGATGACATCGGACAGCATCCGCGCCCACGCCACCTTGCGCGCGTCACAGGACTTTGTGGGCCGTGACGCGGTGGACAGCCAAGGTTGGTATCGCCTGCGGGTGTTACCCGCGTTGGTGGCACAAGCCTTTTCTGACGTGTCACGCACAGAACAAGGAGCCGAGCCATGGTGCTGA
- a CDS encoding (2Fe-2S)-binding protein → MVLTLMINGDPFPYHGDPRRSLLEVLRDDLHLTGTKDVCGEGFCGACTVYIDGVPKVSCLLPVGCLTGVEITTIEGVSNSETLNAVQKAFLEYDVVQCGMCFPGMVLSMTHFMAENPSPTRDELKSAMTGNICRCTGYERIIDALLSLGSDGLGPVEEVRP, encoded by the coding sequence ATGGTGCTGACTTTGATGATCAATGGCGACCCGTTTCCCTATCACGGCGACCCGCGCCGATCTTTGCTTGAGGTCCTGCGCGACGACTTGCACCTCACCGGGACCAAGGATGTCTGTGGCGAAGGCTTTTGCGGTGCCTGTACCGTTTACATCGACGGTGTGCCGAAAGTGTCCTGCCTGCTGCCCGTCGGATGTCTTACCGGGGTTGAGATCACCACGATCGAAGGGGTGTCCAACAGTGAAACCCTGAATGCGGTTCAAAAGGCGTTCTTGGAATACGATGTCGTGCAATGCGGCATGTGTTTCCCCGGCATGGTGCTGTCGATGACGCATTTCATGGCGGAAAATCCGTCGCCCACACGCGATGAACTCAAATCGGCCATGACCGGAAACATCTGCCGCTGCACCGGCTACGAACGCATTATAGATGCGCTCCTGTCGCTTGGATCAGACGGTCTTGGACCCGTGGAAGAGGTGCGCCCATGA